A region of the Caviibacter abscessus genome:
AAACTGAAAGTACTGAATATGAAGAGTAAACATATACCTATTAGAACTTGTATATATACAAAAAAGAGAGCTAATAAGTATGAAATGATAAGAGTAGTTATGGAAAATGGTATATATGTTCTTGATAAAGAAATGAAAAAACAATCAAGAGGCAAATATATATATCCTTGTGAAAAATTAAAAGAGCTTATATATAAAAATAAAAAATATAATCTCTCTGATCAGGTAAAAGAAGAAATTCTAAGTTACATGTTAGAAAAAGGTGGTGATTTTGGTGGGAAATAGAGTATATGATTATGCTAAAAAATTTGCATTAGATACAACAACTTTTATAAAAAAATTGGCATATTTAGGTATAAATGATAAAACGGCACTTAATAAATTAGATGAAAAAGAAATAGAACTAATTGAAAAAAATATGTCTAAATTAATTGAGAGTAAAGGAAAAGAAGAAAAAAGTAAAGAAATTATGATGAACGAAAAAGATAAAAAAGTAGAAAATGTAGTCCAAGAAAAAATGGTATTTACTCATAAAAAAAGAGATAGAGATAATAAAGATACAAACAAATTTAACAATGAAAAAAGAATGAATAGAAATAATGAACAAAAATTTCAAAAGAAAGAACAATTTGGACAAAATCAGCAACAACCAAGAAACATATATCAAAATAATAAAGAAAATAATGGTGAAAGAAAACAATTCTATAAACCAAATAATAGAGATAATAAAGATAACAAAGATAATAGAAATTTTAACAATGGTTACAGAGAAAATAGAGAACAGAAAGACTTTAAAGATAGATATAATAGAGATCAAAAAGATAATAAAGATAGAAATTTTAATAAGGATAATAACAGAAATAGAAGTTTTAACAAAGACAATAATTTTTCTAATTCAAAACAATCTTTTAATAATGATAAAAAGACTTCTGTAGCTATACCAGAACCAGAAAGTTCAGTTTCAAAAAATGCAAAAAAGACAAAGCAAAAATTTGATAAGAAAAAATATGAAAATGAAAAAAAATCTAAAGAAGAAGAAAGAAAATTAAAAGAACTTAGAACAGATTTCAGAAAAGATGATGTTAAGAAAAAAACAAAGAAAAAAGAT
Encoded here:
- a CDS encoding YlxR family protein; translated protein: MKSKHIPIRTCIYTKKRANKYEMIRVVMENGIYVLDKEMKKQSRGKYIYPCEKLKELIYKNKKYNLSDQVKEEILSYMLEKGGDFGGK